In Drosophila subpulchrella strain 33 F10 #4 breed RU33 chromosome 3R, RU_Dsub_v1.1 Primary Assembly, whole genome shotgun sequence, the following are encoded in one genomic region:
- the LOC119545819 gene encoding NAD-dependent protein deacetylase Sirt6, with amino-acid sequence MSCNYADGLSAYDNKGILGAPESFDSEEVVAEKCQELADLIKKSGHVVLHTGAGISTSAGIPDFRGPKGVWTLEEKGEKPDFNVSFDEARPTKTHMAIIALIESGYVQYVISQNIDGLHLKSGLNRKYLSELHGNIYIEQCKKCRRQFVSSSAVETVGQKSLDRPCKSSMDSKGRSCRSGILYDNVLDWEHDLPENDLEMGLMHSTIADLNIALGTTLQIVPSGDLPLKNLKRGGKFVICNLQPTKHDKKANLIISSYVDVVLSKVCKLLGVEIPEYSESSDPTKQSETIEWTIPANNVNTLNKQYRNYVKDTKIESKAKKKKYT; translated from the coding sequence GGAAGTGGTGGCCGAAAAGTGCCAGGAACTTGCTGATTTGATCAAGAAATCCGGACACGTTGTCTTGCACACGGGAGCTGGCATTAGTACGTCTGCAGGTATACCGGATTTCCGAGGACCCAAGGGCGTTTGGACCCTGGAGGAGAAGGGCGAGAAGCCGGACTTTAACGTCTCCTTCGACGAAGCCAGGCCGACCAAAACCCACATGGCCATTATAGCGCTTATCGAAAGTGGCTATGTGCAGTATGTGATCTCCCAGAACATTGATGGTCTGCACCTAAAATCCGGTCTGAATAGAAAGTATCTTTCCGAATTGCACGGCAATATTTACATTGAACAATGTAAGAAATGCAGACGCCAATTTGTGAGTTCATCTGCTGTGGAAACAGTGGGTCAAAAATCCCTGGACCGCCCCTGTAAATCTTCTATGGATAGTAAGGGTCGCAGCTGCCGATCGGGAATCCTATACGATAACGTTCTGGATTGGGAACATGATCTTCCCGAAAACGACCTTGAGATGGGACTGATGCACTCCACCATCGCTGACTTGAATATTGCTCTTGGAACCACTTTACAAATCGTGCCCAGCGGAGATCTTCCTTTGAAAAATCTCAAACGAGGTGGTAAATTCGTAATTTGTAATCTACAGCCTACAAAACATGACAAAAAGGCGAATTTAATAATATCCAGCTATGTGGATGTGGTTTTGTCTAAGGTTTGCAAATTATTGGGAGTCGAAATACCCGAATATTCCGAATCATCCGATCCTACAAAGCAGTCTGAGACAATTGAGTGGACCATACCTGCAAATAATGTAAATACTTTGAACAAACAGTATAGGAACTATGTAAAGGATACTAAAATTGAATCTAAAGCCAAGAAAAAGAAATATACGTAA